The Zootoca vivipara chromosome 16, rZooViv1.1, whole genome shotgun sequence genome has a segment encoding these proteins:
- the LOC132591228 gene encoding uncharacterized protein LOC132591228, whose translation MKQSLRRLERRWRKTHFESDRTRARAQLRAYQVAMATAKRTFFTVSIASAENSSRRLFQVVRNLAEPPAPSGPSTGHMISCNDFAKFFADKVAQIREEVDSTVGAGPGRGSARVLSSQVLWDQFQSVTSEDVDRLLRRVKPTTCLLDPCPSWLIKASQEGLGDGLRGLVNASLHEGAFPDPLKEAVIKPLLKKPSLDPANMANYRPVSNLPFLGKVIERVVAEQLQARLEEADHLDPFQSGFRPHHGTETALVALVDDLRRARDKEPVKAVKVLCECLEAVGGWMAANRLRLNPDKTEVLFVGDRRRAGVEDSLVLNGVTVPLKDQVRSLGVILDSQLSMEAQVNSVSRAAVYQLHLVRRLSPYLPTDCLSRVVHALVISRLDYCNALYVGLPLKVTRKLQLIQNAAARLVTGSGRRDHITPVLKDLHWLPVRFRAQFKVLVLTFKALNGLGPVYLKERLHPHRSARTLRSSSEGLLAVPSLREAKLQGTRQRAFSVVAPTLWNALPLEVKENNNYQTFRRHLKAALFREAFNV comes from the exons atgaaacagtcgttgagacggctagagcgccggtggcggaaaactcattttgaatcagaccggacacgggctagagctcaacttcgagcctaccaagtggcaatggcgacagcgaagaggaccttcttcaccgtctccatcgcatctgcagaaaacagcagcaggagactcttccaggtggttcgcaatttagcggaaccacctgctccatccgggcccagtacgggccacatgatctcctgcaatgattttgcaaagttttttgcagataaagtcgctcagattcgggaagaggtagactccaccgtgggagcagggccggggcgggggagtgctagagtcctgtctagtcaagttttgtgggatcaatttcaatctgttacctccgaggatgtggacaggctgcttcgacgagtgaaaccaaccacctgtctccttgatccttgcccatcctggcttataaaagctagccaggaggggctgggcgatgggcttcgcgggttggtaaatgcttctctccatgaaggagccttcccagacccgctgaaagaggcggttattaaaccgcttcttaaaaaaccatctttagatccggccaatatggccaactatcgcccagtctcaaatcttccattcttgggcaaggtgattgagcgagtggttgctgaacaacttcaggcacgcctggaagaagcggaccatttggatcccttccagtcaggattcaggcctcaccatgggactgaaactgccttggtcgcactggtcgatgatctccggcgggctagggacaaag aaccagtgaaggcggtgaaggtcctgtgtgagtgcttggaggcggttggaggatggatggcggctaacagattgagattgaatcctgacaagacagaagtactgtttgtgggggacaggaggcgggcgggtgtggaggactccctggtcctgaatggggtaactgtgcccctgaaagaccaggtgcgcagcctgggagtcatcttagactcacagctgtccatggaggcacaggtcaactccgtgtccagggcagctgtttatcagctccatctggtacgcaggctgagtccctacctgcccactgactgtctctccagagtggtgcatgctctagttatctctcgcttggactactgcaatgcgctctacgtggggctacctttgaaggtgacccggaaactacaactaatccagaatgcggcagctagactggtgactgggagcggccgccgagaccacataacaccggtcctaaaagacctacattggctcccagtacgtttccgagcacaattcaaagtgttggtgttgacctttaaagccctaaacggcctcggtccggtatacctgaaggagcgtctccacccccatcgttctgcccggacactgaggtccagctccgagggccttctggcggttccctcactacgagaagccaagttacagggaaccaggcagagggccttctcggtagtggcacccaccctgtggaatgccctcccactagaggtcaaagagaacaacaattaccagacctttagaaggcatctcaaggcagccctgtttagggaagcttttaatgtttga